The following are encoded in a window of Pseudoalteromonas sp. MM1 genomic DNA:
- the ykgO gene encoding type B 50S ribosomal protein L36, giving the protein MKVLSSLKSAKQRPGCQIVKRKGRVFVICKDNPRFKAVQGMKKK; this is encoded by the coding sequence ATGAAAGTACTAAGCTCGCTTAAAAGCGCTAAGCAACGACCAGGGTGTCAAATAGTGAAGCGAAAAGGACGTGTTTTTGTAATATGTAAAGACAATCCACGTTTTAAAGCAGTACAAGGAATGAAGAAAAAGTAA
- a CDS encoding type B 50S ribosomal protein L31: MKPNIHPDYNMVAFHDTAADSYFIIGSTIKTDRTIELEGKTYPYVPIDVSSDSHPFYTGKQKTVASDGRVAQFNRRFKNLSTAKKGE, from the coding sequence ATGAAACCTAATATTCATCCAGATTACAACATGGTTGCTTTTCACGATACTGCTGCCGATAGCTACTTCATTATTGGCTCTACCATTAAAACAGACCGCACTATTGAGCTTGAAGGGAAAACGTATCCGTATGTGCCTATTGATGTGTCGAGCGACTCGCACCCGTTTTATACCGGTAAGCAAAAAACAGTGGCTAGTGACGGCCGTGTGGCACAGTTTAACCGTCGCTTTAAAAACTTATCTACAGCCAAAAAAGGTGAGTAA
- a CDS encoding metal-dependent hydrolase gives MDSLTQVVLGSAVGYAVLGNKIGRKAALWGAALGTLPDLDVFIPYGGPVEAFTYHRSFSHSFIVHLLISPFIVWLILKIHSNMHAHKARWFWLVFLCLSTHALLDSFTVYGTQLLWPLTEYPFAISNMFIVDPLYTLPLIFGVACTLLPKITSARAYKINTTMLGLSSIYLCSSLILKVIIDDKVTAALSERQIQVNNYISTPAPLTTLLWRIVVMSDGQYYVGYASLFDEPNEVTFNAYNTNPSLINEISNVWGIKRLQWFTKGFYNIRQQQSNIILSDLRMGMECYYVFNFVVGEKTDLGVSVGDFEKISQRSNLSNVSKIWDRIWNPAVNIAPPLANKSCDKDL, from the coding sequence ATGGACTCGTTAACACAGGTAGTTTTAGGCAGCGCAGTAGGTTACGCCGTACTAGGTAATAAAATTGGCCGTAAAGCCGCTTTATGGGGTGCAGCGTTAGGTACTTTACCCGACTTAGATGTTTTTATTCCATATGGCGGGCCAGTGGAGGCATTTACTTATCATCGAAGTTTTAGCCATTCGTTTATTGTGCATTTATTAATTAGCCCCTTTATTGTTTGGCTTATTTTAAAAATACACTCCAATATGCATGCCCATAAAGCGCGCTGGTTTTGGCTGGTATTTTTATGTTTATCGACCCATGCATTACTTGATAGCTTTACTGTATATGGCACACAATTATTGTGGCCTCTAACCGAGTACCCTTTTGCTATTTCTAACATGTTTATTGTCGATCCGCTTTACACACTCCCCTTAATATTTGGTGTAGCGTGTACATTACTACCAAAAATAACGAGTGCGCGTGCATATAAAATCAACACTACAATGCTTGGTCTTAGCAGTATATATTTATGTAGTTCACTTATTTTAAAAGTTATTATTGACGATAAAGTCACTGCAGCTCTTTCTGAAAGGCAAATACAAGTTAACAACTATATAAGCACTCCTGCGCCACTCACCACCTTGTTATGGCGTATTGTGGTTATGTCTGATGGTCAATACTACGTAGGTTACGCGTCATTATTTGATGAGCCAAACGAAGTAACATTCAATGCCTACAATACTAACCCCTCACTAATAAATGAGATAAGCAATGTGTGGGGAATTAAACGCTTACAGTGGTTTACAAAAGGCTTTTACAACATACGCCAGCAGCAAAGTAATATAATACTCTCTGATTTACGAATGGGCATGGAGTGTTATTACGTATTCAACTTTGTTGTAGGAGAAAAAACCGACCTAGGTGTGAGTGTGGGTGACTTTGAAAAAATAAGCCAGCGCTCTAACTTAAGCAATGTAAGTAAAATATGGGATAGAATTTGGAATCCTGCTGTTAATATAGCGCCACCTTTAGCAAACAAAAGCTGTGATAAAGATCTATAA
- a CDS encoding LysR family transcriptional regulator: protein MAQHAKTEDLEMFLTVVDSGSFSAAANLLDQQVAKVSRAVSRLENTLQCTLLNRTTRRLELTEEGHTFIKYARDGLNTLQTGEEAIKLLKQAPSGKLRIDAASPFVLHQLVPLIAEFNRQYPHITLDITSHDSIIDLLEHKTDLAIRIGELKDSNLHAKKLGVSKLHLVASPSYLKHTPTISHTSDLTQHKLIGFTDSPKLNNWPLKSPVALNFGLTASSGETVRQLCLANQGVALLSHFMIGDDLKSGKLIEVLPGCISTPNNREIVQAVYYKNSAVSSRIMAFLDFIKPLLRL from the coding sequence ATGGCTCAACATGCAAAAACCGAAGACTTAGAAATGTTTTTAACGGTAGTAGATAGCGGCAGTTTTTCAGCAGCAGCTAATTTGCTTGATCAGCAAGTAGCAAAAGTGTCGCGGGCCGTGTCTCGCCTTGAAAACACCTTACAATGTACATTACTAAATAGGACCACTCGCCGATTAGAACTAACCGAAGAGGGCCATACCTTTATTAAATATGCTCGCGATGGCTTAAACACCTTACAAACCGGCGAAGAAGCAATAAAGCTTTTAAAACAAGCCCCTAGTGGAAAATTACGTATCGATGCAGCCAGCCCTTTTGTGCTGCACCAATTGGTGCCTTTAATTGCTGAATTTAATAGGCAATATCCCCACATCACACTTGATATAACCTCCCACGATAGCATTATTGACTTGCTCGAACATAAAACAGACTTAGCAATTCGTATAGGTGAGTTAAAAGACTCTAACCTACATGCAAAAAAGCTCGGCGTAAGTAAATTGCACTTAGTTGCAAGCCCTAGTTACCTTAAACATACACCGACTATTTCGCACACCAGCGACTTAACCCAGCATAAACTCATTGGCTTTACCGACTCTCCTAAACTCAATAATTGGCCGCTAAAATCGCCCGTAGCTTTAAATTTTGGTTTAACCGCCAGTAGCGGCGAAACTGTACGCCAGCTATGCTTGGCAAACCAAGGGGTTGCGCTACTTTCGCACTTTATGATTGGTGATGATTTAAAATCAGGCAAACTTATAGAAGTACTGCCAGGGTGTATCAGCACACCAAACAACCGCGAAATTGTGCAAGCGGTGTATTACAAAAACAGTGCTGTATCGTCGCGTATAATGGCTTTTTTAGACTTTATAAAACCACTGCTCAGATTATAA